TCCATAAGTGGCTTTTTGTTTCATCACAGTTTCTTTTCAAAAACGTTGTTTGTATCTATGTTGACAGACACAAGATCAGTTTAATTTGTGGGATGGTCTGGAGGAAAATGTATTTTGTTGATATAATCCCAGATTTGGCCTAGACCATAAGCTTCCACATTCGAAGCAAAGAGCATTTCACACTTTATCTCCAAACAGGATTACACAATGCTATGCTATAATCCAGCAGCATGGCTCCCTTTATTTCCTGAGCCAATTCAGGAACTCCCAAGTCATCCATCTGCTTAATGCAAGGCTTTTAACCCTGTTGTGAGGTATTGTAATAAAGGAAATGGACAGCTGTTCACGTCACACATCCTGCATGTATATCCGATGCACCTTAGTGCCATACCATCAGCCTTATTGCATATCTACTTTTGAGACAGTCGTGACGTAAATACTTTTCAATTAACAACCATCCCTTTTTCCATTCCTCTGTGCTATGGACACACTGCACAGTCTTTAATGAATGTTAACAGTGAGGACTCCCAGGTGACCGGCTGCGGCAGTGGAGTGATAATGAAAAGGGCGGATACTTATCAGAGCTACAGGTTCCCCCATTAATAGTATTCACTCAGTGGAGAATCACTTTCCAGCAAGCAAAGCATGCTCACTGTGGCGTAGAGAGGATGAAGATACAGAACTGAACATGTTGACTCTTTGAACCTGGAGATGAGAGGCGAGCTCACACCTGCATGGGACTCTGGGAACACCACCTTTTGGGAGGAGTACTCTGACATTGCCTTTGTAGTTGCCAACAGCTTGATCCTGTTGATCACCTGTGCCGTGGGGATTGGAGCAAATCTTTTTGTCATACTGGCAGTTTATCAACAAAAATCCCTGCAGAATGTGAACAATGCACTGCTGGTGAACCTCGCAGTCATAGACCTCCTGAGATGTTTGATTGACTGCCCCATTCTCCTAACCATAGTCATCACTGTGAACCACAGAGGACACGCACACCAGTTAATCTGTGATACACAAGTGGCCTTTTTCTCTTTCAGCTGCTGCATCCAACTGTTGACTCTGGCCAGTATCAGCGCAGAGCGGTACCAGGCCATCGCCCGACCCTTCACCACCACTCAGAGGCGAAGACGGATTATGGTTTTGATTCCTCTAATGTGGACCTTGGCTATTCTGGTTGCTGCCTGTTGTCTGATACTCATGAAGGACTCTCCGGTGCATGAAAGATGCACAGGACTATCAATGGAAACATCATCCAGCTATGACACCTTTGGACTTTACATGTTGTTCCCACTGTGGGCAGTTTGCATTAGTGTTATCATTGGATTCTACACAAGCATATTTCTCCTTGTGAGAACACACAATCGCAAAATATTTGACAAAGGTTCTTGTCCTCTTTCAaagaaagacaaaacagaagATGAGCAGAAGAAAGAAGAAACCACAGCAGTGGAAAATGGACACGGAAAATCTGAGCAAAACCTGAGCAAAAGTGTTGCCGGGGGGAAACTACCAGCTGAACAAAATGTTTCTAACAAAGATTCTGCGGATGCTATACTGGCCTCGACAAAAGCTCCACAATGTGCATCACTTGGTTCAGAGATGAAAAAGgaattaaaaaacacattagTGATATCTGACTTGGAAACAGAAACACTTCATCCCCCTGCATTGCAGGTTGCAGAGCAGTCTGAGACGAAGCCTTTTAAAGCAGAGCAGCCCAATCCCTGTGGCACAGAATTTGAGGCGAAACTATCAAATGGAGATGCTGCTGCTAGTGTTCAGAGCTCAACCACAAAGCCACAGAAGGTGTCAAGCAATTTCAACACAGAAAAGCCGTCCAAAGAAAGAGTGAACATCGACGAAGTGCCCTCTGAAATGAAAGAAGCCAGCCCCCATGTTCACTCGCCTGCACAGTTAGAAAATCCCGAACCCACTTCTGTTTTACTGATTGAACCAACACAAGATAAGAGCAACAATGGAGGAGAAACACTGAATGTTTCTACAGCAGATCAGGGGTCTTCATTACCCCCCGACTCAAGTAATGTCCCAGAAGCAGAAGCTACTAAACAAGATGTGGAAGGTGCTGTTTGCATGATGCCTTCCAAAGCAAGTAGAGAGAGAGCAAGCAAAAAGAAGGAGGGCAAAATGGCGAAGCGTGCTGGCTACATCATTGTAACCTTCCTCTTGTTCTGGCTACCACTGATCATCACTATCCTGATTAATTGTGTTGTTCACGGAAACAAAATCCCACAGGTACGTATTTGTTTGGTAAGGGTTGAACCTCTACTGTCtttttatatgtaaaagcttttagtTTGTAGTGGATGAAAGAATAACGGTGCTTTATACTAAAATGTGTATTCGGGCCTCTCACAGTTTCCAGGCTCTATTAGAATGTCATGATTGTgcatatgtgatttatatagaTGTATATGCTGCAGTAATGTATCCAGACTTTGAATGTAAAGGGGCTGCTTCGGcataaaatatatgatatacACATCTGACACGTATTCAGAGCCCAAGGTTTAAACGCTTTATTCTTTAGATTGATAGAATGACTCCAAGTTTGATCTGTTCTCTAACACTTTATCATTTCCTGTGATTTTGCAGGTGAAAGTCATTAAGGATGTGGAGATCCTGACAGTGTCTGTCACCTGCATCACATCACTGAGTAACCCAATCATATATGCAGCAGTGAACCCTCAGTTTAGGACGGAGTTTTATAGGTTGAAAACAAAATGTGTGTCCAGATTCACTAAGAAGTGATAATATTTCCACTTCTGACTACTTTTCTTTAAACCAAATtcaatatacagtatgtaactgtagttcccatcagcaaaaacacgtgggtttgctatcctggctccaaaatggtggaatgagctccccattgacatcaggacagcagaaagcctgcatatcttccggcgcagactgaaaactcatctctttcgactccacttcgagcgatagaatgactaacaaagaccTGCTAacggagcacttatatactaataaaggactggcgtatctatagccagttgagtagcacttgaaatgtttggctctatgaaacctgatatacttatatgattctgttttcttcaaggttgtgtcttcctggtcgaatgtacttattgtaagtcgctttggataaaagcgtcagctaaatgcaatgtaatgtaatactagAATGGTTTCTCTAGTCATTGTTCAAATAGTAACACAGTTAAACCCCAGACGTCAATGTGTGAATTTTAATTTGGGTATAGGAGGTTTTATTATTTGATATGCCGCTGTGTTATCTTAGATTTTATGCAGCCTGACTTCACAGCGGTTATTTAACACGGCAGAGCGGAGACGCTGCATGCTGGGAGAAACAGCCTGGTCCTACGCAGCGGGCTCAGCAGGGGGCCGCAGCGGAGGCCTCTGTCAAACAATCACTGaggctgtctgtctgtctccagAGACCCCGCAGCAGAGACCCACCACTGGGACAGTCAAGCCCTCACATGTCCTCCAGCAGCACCTAATTATTATCCCATCCTATTATTAGCTCTTTGAGTAATCAGGCAAAACATGATGAAATCCACCTAAGTGCACCCTATTAAAAACAAAAGACATGGGTCATTTGATGGGTTTCTCAGTAGAGCTACAGTATTTATTCTATCCACTGCACCAAATGCACAATGTGTGATTATGTATCCCTTTTTCCTCACCCATGACAAGATTTTTTAATTTCATTAAAAGCAAAGAATTTACATCATAACATACCAGGCTCATTGTGTTTCCTTTCATTAATCTCATTTTTACTGACAAACCTCCGACAAGAAGACATACTTTTAATAAAACAGAACTCTGCAATGACAGCATGCAAATCCTTAATTCAACCAGTTAACAGACAGAAATAGTATGGCAACAACTGTCAACTAAATCTAGAAATAAGAGAAGCCAACTTCAAATGCATTTGATAAATTCTAACTGAGATATTTACAATatgaaaaatgtacaaaatGGTCCTTTAACACAGTGAAATCTACCAAGTCTCGCTGATTATAATGAATATTAGAATTTAAGAGCAACTCAGTGGAATTGATGTCCAACATTCTTTCATATGGTTTAAGTCAACATTAGGGTTAGTATTAGTTAAGTGTTGCGGAGAACATTAACTTATATCTCTACCTTGTGACTTAACTAATACTGTATGTACCCTGTATACTTCGCAATATCAATTGTTAATTAATGACAATGGCTTTCACATAGATCCATATCAGAATGTCAAATATGTAAGTTAACACAGATTCTGTCATTTTGACTTGCATTTGCACATTTCACAAACATGTCATGATGCGAAGCATATTTTACTCATCAAGCGATGACACCAACCAGTTAATGAGTCAGTTAATTAATGAATATTCACAACAGTTATCCATTCCAGTGGATGCATGTTTTCTGAATGTACAACAGTGAGGGGACTATTGGAAAGCAGTTCATTGAGGGATTTCAAAACAATCTATTTAAGTGGGTGGTGAGTGAATGTTTCTTCTGTGTAAGTATTCGGATTTAATATTCACAAAGATGGCCCTTGGTTAATGAATATGTGTGCTTTGTCATCAGAGGCCATGATGAATGACCTTGTAACGTCTGCCTCTCCTCCTTTGAACCAGAAGACAACAATTACAACTACattacatattcaaaaataaagtTTTCTCAGTATTTTTAGGCAACAACGATAACCACGCAGTCCAAACACTCCCGTTGCTCTGCTGTGCTTAATGGAGCAAGATCTGCTGGTTCGCTCATATATCCAAGGCAGCCGTCCACATCATTGTAATACCATGCAGAGTTTGACATCAGATGAGATCACTACTTCAAAAAAAACAGATTTCTGCTAATCTTATAATCCCTCTAGATTATGGCAGGTTGATGCTCGGTGGTCCCTCTCCTCAGCATCTGGTGCTTCTTGAGACCAGTTTGCTGATCAGATAAGCATGACATCTACAAGGCAGATACTCGGACAATGTTGCTCTGAGAGTATGTGGAGGTGGTGGTGGAGCCGTGCCCGTCCGATGACGTCACCACCGGGGCAGATAGGCTGACCATGGAAGGAGTGATGTAAGATTTGTCAAATTTCAAGGGCGCAGTCCCATCGAGTTTGGCATTCAGACTGGAGCGGCTGTAAAACAGACACAGGATGAAAGCAGGTGAGAGCTCTGACCGTGTGAATGTATTACACAAAGCCTGCATTACACAGAGTTCTTTATTATTTTACAGTTTCAGTATAAAAGCCACGATTCAGAAATACCCGCATGCTTTGTACGGAGTGAATACATAAAGGAGCTTTGTCTCATGTTGCTCATTAACCATATCTATGTTTTCAGGGTAGATTTCTGCTTTTGTCCGAGATTAAAGAGGTGAGAGGAATCGCTATATGAAAGCTCTTTTACATGTCCATCTTGAACCAAAACTTGTTAGAATCCTCCAATTAAATGTGTTTTCAGATGCTTGATAAATACATCCTCATTTG
This region of Pseudochaenichthys georgianus chromosome 6, fPseGeo1.2, whole genome shotgun sequence genomic DNA includes:
- the LOC117448500 gene encoding probable G-protein coupled receptor No18; the encoded protein is MRGELTPAWDSGNTTFWEEYSDIAFVVANSLILLITCAVGIGANLFVILAVYQQKSLQNVNNALLVNLAVIDLLRCLIDCPILLTIVITVNHRGHAHQLICDTQVAFFSFSCCIQLLTLASISAERYQAIARPFTTTQRRRRIMVAEQSETKPFKAEQPNPCGTEFEAKLSNGDAAASVQSSTTKPQKVSSNFNTEKPSKERVNIDEVPSEMKEASPHVHSPAQLENPEPTSVLLIEPTQDKSNNGGETLNVSTADQGSSLPPDSSNVPEAEATKQDVEGAVCMMPSKASRERASKKKEGKMAKRAGYIIVTFLLFWLPLIITILINCVVHGNKIPQVKVIKDVEILTVSVTCITSLSNPIIYAAVNPQFRTEFYRLKTKCVSRFTKK